The Gordonia mangrovi genome includes the window CAGCGGGTACGCACCGCGGTGGCGGCTTTCCTGGCGTCCGGTGAGTTGGGCGACACGAGATAGACGCCAGTCATCCGTCGATCCGACATACCCGCGGGGTATAGCGTTGGTCCTGGAACCACCAGCATTCGACAGGAAGCTCAGGTGCAGTGTCGGTCGCGATCTCCATCGAAGGTTTGACCAAGCGCTTCGGCGCCGTCACGGCGGTCGACGACCTCACGTTCGAGGTGGCGCCGGGTAGGGTGACCGGTTTCCTGGGCCCCAACGGGTCGGGTAAGACCACCACATTGCGGATGGTTCTCGGCCTGATCGCGCCCACGGCGGGCCGAGCGATGATCGGTGGCCGACCGTACCGCGAGATCTCCCGGCCCATGCGGCTTGTCGGAGCCGCTCTCGAGGCGTCGAGCTTCCATCCCGGCCGCACCGGTCTCGGCCACCTTCAGACACTGGCGCCGCAGACCGGCGTCTCGACCGCGCGGTGTCATCAGGTTCTCGACTTCGTCGGTCTCGCCACCGCCGGCGATCGCCGGGTGGGCGGGTATTCGACAGGGATGCGCCAACGGCTCGCGTTGGCCGCCGCACTGCTCGGCGACCCACAGGTCATCGTTCTCGACGAGCCGGCCAACGGTCTCGATCCCCAGGGCATCGTATGGCTACGTGAACTGCTGCGCTCCTTGGCATATGAGGGCCGGACGGTGCTGGTGTCGAGCCACGTGCTCGCCGAGGTGCGCAGCACCGTGGACGATGTCGTGGTGATCGGCGGGGGCAGGCTCATCCGGGCATCGACCCTGGCGGACTTCGAATCACTGGCCGAGCGGGCCGTCGGTGTGCGCACACCCGCGGCCGACGCGTTCGCGCAGCTGGCCGCCGAGCGAGGATGGATGGTCAGCCGCGGCCCGGGTGGGTTCCGCGTCGACGCACAAGACTGCGCCACCGTGGGCGCGGCGGCGTTCGCCGCCGGCATCGAACTGCATCAACTCACCGACATCGGCGCCGACCTCGAGTCGGTCTTCCTGAGGCTCACCACATCCCCGGATGCCCCGACCGGCCACCTCGCACCGCAGATCGCTGCGGCGACCGGCCCGGGGCCGCACACCGAACCGGAGGGGCACCGGTGAGGGCCGCGCTGATCGCCGAGTACCGCAAGTTCGTGTCCACCCGGATGTGGTGGATCCTGCTGCTCGCCCTGGTGGTCTACCTCGGCTTCATCGGGCTGGTGCTCGCCGTGTCGATGACCGTGGACATCGAGGGCCAATCGGCTCCGACGCAACTCGCCGGCGCCGATCTCGCACGATCCATCTATGCCCTCACCAGCCCCATCGGCTACGTCTTCGCGCTGGTGATCGGTAG containing:
- a CDS encoding ATP-binding cassette domain-containing protein, whose translation is MSVAISIEGLTKRFGAVTAVDDLTFEVAPGRVTGFLGPNGSGKTTTLRMVLGLIAPTAGRAMIGGRPYREISRPMRLVGAALEASSFHPGRTGLGHLQTLAPQTGVSTARCHQVLDFVGLATAGDRRVGGYSTGMRQRLALAAALLGDPQVIVLDEPANGLDPQGIVWLRELLRSLAYEGRTVLVSSHVLAEVRSTVDDVVVIGGGRLIRASTLADFESLAERAVGVRTPAADAFAQLAAERGWMVSRGPGGFRVDAQDCATVGAAAFAAGIELHQLTDIGADLESVFLRLTTSPDAPTGHLAPQIAAATGPGPHTEPEGHR